Below is a window of uncultured Cohaesibacter sp. DNA.
GAAGAAATGACTCTTCTGGAAGTTAAGGATCTTCGTATCGAATTCCCCAGCAGACGGGGAACCATGGTCGCCGTAGACAAGGTTTCGCTCAAGGTCAATCCGGGTGAAGTGCTCGGTGTGGTCGGCGAGTCCGGCGCAGGCAAGTCCACCATCGGCAATGCCGTCATCGGACTGCTGGAGCCTCCCGGTCGCATGGCTGCCGGTGAGGTCTATCTGCAAGGCGAGCGGATCGACAATATTAGCGACCGCGAGAAGCGTAAATTGCGCGGCAAGCGTATCGGCATGATCTTTCAGGATCCGCTGACCTCGCTTGATCCGCTTCAGACAATCGAGAAACAGCTGGTGGAAACCATCATGCTGCATCTTGATCTGAATGAAGAGGAAGCCAGACAACGCGCAGTGGACATGTTGCGGCAGGTCGGCATTCCCGACCCGGAAAACCGTGTGAAGCAATATCCGCATCAATTCTCGGGCGGCATGCGTCAGCGTGTGGTCATCGCTCTGGCGCTTTGTGCCGAGCCGGAAGTCATCATCGCCGATGAACCGACCACCGCTCTGGACGTATCCATTCAGGCCCAGATTCTGGAACTGATCAAGAAGCTCTGCGTCGAGAAGAATGTCGGCATGATGATCATCACCCACGACATGGGCGTGATTGCCGATATTACCGACCGTGTCGCGGTCATGTATCACGGCAGTCTGGTAGAGGAGGGGCCGACATCCAAGATTCTTGGCGACCCGGACCATCCTTACACCCAGAGCCTGATCAGCGCCGTGCCGCGCCCGGACAAAAGGCTGGAGCGGTTCCCGCTGGTTGAATATATCGAATCCGCAGGTGAAACCAAAAAAAGCCTCGATGTGGCCAATCACTGGCTCGGACAGGCGCGCGATTTTGGGGATCACTATACCGGTCCGCTGATCCATGTCGAAAATCTCTATATGCGGTTTTTGACCAGAAATTCGATCTTCCGGAAAAATCGTCAATATTTTGACGCCGTGAAGGACGCCAATTTCGAAATCAATTCCGGCGAGATTTTCGGTCTTGTGGGCGAGAGCGGCAGCGGCAAGTCAACCATCGCACGGATGATCTCCGGTCTTTACACCCCGGCAGAAGGCAGCATTTACTTTGCCGGAACAGATCTGACCAAGATCACCACCGAGAAAAAGCGCGATCATTTTCGACGTCAGATGCAGATGATCTTTCAGGATCCCTTCTCTTCGCTCAATCCGCGCAAGAAGGTCATGGATATTGTCGCAGAACCAATCCGCTTCCATGGATTGGCCAGCTCGCGTGCGGAAACGGAAAGCATCGTTCGCGATTTGCTCGATCATGTCGGGCTCGGCGACAAGGCTGCGCTTAAATATCCGCATGAATTTTCAGGTGGCCAGCGTCAGCGTATTTCCATCGCCCGCGCTCTTGCGACAAGACCGCGTTTCCTGATCTGCGATGAACCAACTTCTGCGCTTGACGTGTCCATTCAGGCCCAGATTCTGAATTTGCTGAAGGATCTACAGGCAGAACTTGGCCTGACCATGCTGTTCATCAGCCATGATTTGCCCGTGATCCGTCAGATGTGCGACAAGGTCGGCGTCATGCGGCACGGTCAATTGCTAGAGGTTGCCGATACCGAACAGCTGTTTGAAAATCCTCAGCATGAATATTCCCAACATTTGCTCGACCTGATGCCCAAACTGTCAAATGTTAAGGCAGCTTGATCAGTCAACTTTCAGGCCAGTCAAAGCAGAGAGATAAAAGTCAAAAGCGCGGTTTACCACCGCGCTTTTTTTATTTCGCCCTAGCCAAGGGGGCCGAATTGTACAGAAAAGGATAAAATAATTTAAACATATCATGAGGTTATGGTGTGTAGATGCTATTGTGCCTACCTGCGGTGTGCATTATGGTAAATGATATATTTGATCGTGCCGAGAGTGATGTTCATGTTTTGGATGATTGTTGCCGCAGTGCTTTACCTGACGGGTTTTATTGTTTCATACGAATATCTCGGTTGGCCTGTTTCCCTGGTCTGGCTTATCCTACTTGTGCTCGCAGGCTATCAGTTCGTGCGCTTCACGTTGGTTGTCCAGAAAGGGGCGTCAGAAACAGTCCCGAGAGATGAGCTATAGAGTTTCTCATTGCGCGCGAAACTTGCCACGGTCGGGCAGAGCGTCGATGTCAGTCAGCTTCTGTTTCCGATGTCGAGACAACCGGCATCAGCAGGTCGCGACTCTCGCCATGTTGAGTGGCATAATGAAGATCTCGGCCCCGAATGCCTCGCTCCTTTCGTTACCGAAAAGATATCTATCTGAGCAATTTCCGAATCTGGTATGTTAGGTAACTATAACGGGTTGATATCGGCGACAGCAGGCTTTGCCACAAGCGGGAAACGACAGGGAAACCGGATCAGGTAACCTTTCTCTGGAAAGTGGAAATATTTTCTGTTTGGGGAAAACTGCCTATATTTCTGCTCAAGCAATGCGCACAATACAAAGGCATATGCTTAAAAATTGCGACAATTGCCAACTATCTTTCGGAGCGCTTGTATTTTTACGCAGAAGCGATAAACGATGAAATTCAGGTTTTGATTGTGGCACTAGTGGAAAACACGCAATCTGGATACTTTTGTGACACATCAACATCGTATGGAACGTCATGTTTGCGATTTTTAAAGCAGGAGTGAGCAATAAAATTCGCAGATTGCATTCTGATATCCGGGGGTCATTCCTCGACATTGCCAATGGCTATATAACAACTGGACGTTCGGGCTCATGAACACGAAGATTTTCCAAATCAAGCTTAAGCAAGAAGTTCTCCGGCACCTCAAATATTCTCTCGGAAAGGATCAGGGTCACGCAACGCCATATGACTGGCGCATGTCCTTGTCATTGGCCCTGCGCGACATGGTGGTCGACCCATGGTTCGACAGCACCCGCAAGACCTATGACAGCAACGCCAAGCGCGTCTATTACCTGTCCATGGAATTTCTGATCGGACGTCTGATCGAAGATGTCGCGATCAATCTGGGCTTTGAAGATGTCGCCCGCGAAACGATGCGCGAATTCGGTCAGGATTATGATGCCATTGTTGCCAATGAGCCTGACGCAGCACTCGGCAATGGCGGCCTTGGCCGACTGGCAGCCTGTTTCCTTGATTCACTGGCAACCCTCGGCATCCCGGCTCATGGCTATGGCATTCGCTACGAGCATGGTCTGTTCGAGCAGCATTTCGAAAATGGCGCACAGGTGGAAACCGCCGAAGGCT
It encodes the following:
- a CDS encoding ABC transporter ATP-binding protein, yielding MTLLEVKDLRIEFPSRRGTMVAVDKVSLKVNPGEVLGVVGESGAGKSTIGNAVIGLLEPPGRMAAGEVYLQGERIDNISDREKRKLRGKRIGMIFQDPLTSLDPLQTIEKQLVETIMLHLDLNEEEARQRAVDMLRQVGIPDPENRVKQYPHQFSGGMRQRVVIALALCAEPEVIIADEPTTALDVSIQAQILELIKKLCVEKNVGMMIITHDMGVIADITDRVAVMYHGSLVEEGPTSKILGDPDHPYTQSLISAVPRPDKRLERFPLVEYIESAGETKKSLDVANHWLGQARDFGDHYTGPLIHVENLYMRFLTRNSIFRKNRQYFDAVKDANFEINSGEIFGLVGESGSGKSTIARMISGLYTPAEGSIYFAGTDLTKITTEKKRDHFRRQMQMIFQDPFSSLNPRKKVMDIVAEPIRFHGLASSRAETESIVRDLLDHVGLGDKAALKYPHEFSGGQRQRISIARALATRPRFLICDEPTSALDVSIQAQILNLLKDLQAELGLTMLFISHDLPVIRQMCDKVGVMRHGQLLEVADTEQLFENPQHEYSQHLLDLMPKLSNVKAA